In Nocardia sp. NBC_00403, one DNA window encodes the following:
- the gyrA gene encoding DNA gyrase subunit A, producing the protein MTETTLPPNGGAGDRIEPVDIQNEMQNSYIDYAMSVIVGRALPDVRDGLKPVHRRVLYAMYDNGYRPDRGYVKSARPVAETMGNYHPHGDASIYDTLVRMAQPWSLRYPMVDGQGNFGSRGNDGAAAMRYTECRLTPLAMEMLREIDHETVDFVPNYDGRSQEPTVLPARVPALLMNGSNGIAVGMATNIPPHNLNELAEAIYWALENYEADEESTLAACMERVKGPDFPTYGLIVGGQGIHDAYTTGRGSIRMRGVVEIEEDNRGRTTIVITELPYQVNTDNFINSIAEQVKDGKIAGISDIHDESSDRAGMRIVVTIKRDAVAKVVLNNLYKHTQLQTSFGANMLSIVDGVPRTLRLDQMIRLYVEHQLEVIVRRTRYLLRKAEERAHILRGLVKALDALDEVIALIRRSANTDTARTGLMQLLDIDEIQATAILDMQLRRLSALERQKIVDELAKIEAEIADLKDILEKPERQRAIVRDELVEIVEKYGDERRTKIVANDGDMADEDLIAREDVVVTVTETGYAKRTKTDLYRSQKRGGKGVQGAGLKQDDIVKHFFISSTHDWLLFFTNKGRVYRAKAYELPEASRTARGQHVANLLAFQPDEKIAQIIQIKGYEDAPYLVLATRNGLVKKSKLSDFDSNRSGGIVAVNLRDEDELVGAVLCSAEDDLLLVSAQGQSIRFSATDEALRPMGRATSGVQGMRFNADDELLSLNVVREGTYLLVATSGGYAKRTAIEEYTAQGRGGKGVLTIQYDIKRGTLVGALIVDDEDELYAITSGGGVIRTAAKQVRKAGRQTKGVRLMNLADGDTLLAIARNADEPELVDGDDDTTGSPQQ; encoded by the coding sequence ATGACTGAAACCACGCTGCCACCGAACGGCGGAGCGGGCGACCGGATCGAGCCGGTCGATATCCAGAACGAAATGCAGAACAGCTACATCGATTACGCGATGAGCGTGATCGTCGGCCGCGCGCTGCCCGATGTGCGTGACGGCCTGAAGCCGGTGCACCGGCGGGTGCTGTATGCGATGTACGACAACGGCTATCGGCCCGACCGTGGGTATGTGAAGTCCGCCCGCCCGGTCGCCGAGACCATGGGTAACTACCACCCGCACGGCGACGCCTCGATCTACGACACCCTGGTCCGGATGGCCCAGCCGTGGTCGCTGCGCTACCCGATGGTCGACGGCCAGGGCAACTTCGGTTCCCGAGGCAACGACGGCGCGGCTGCCATGCGGTACACCGAATGCCGGCTGACCCCGCTCGCAATGGAGATGCTGCGGGAAATCGACCACGAGACGGTCGATTTCGTCCCGAACTACGACGGTCGCTCGCAGGAGCCGACCGTGCTGCCCGCCCGGGTGCCCGCCCTGCTGATGAACGGCAGCAACGGCATCGCGGTCGGTATGGCGACCAATATCCCGCCGCACAACCTCAACGAGTTGGCCGAGGCGATCTACTGGGCGCTGGAGAACTACGAGGCCGACGAGGAGTCGACCCTCGCGGCGTGCATGGAGCGGGTCAAGGGCCCGGACTTCCCGACCTACGGCCTCATCGTCGGTGGTCAGGGCATTCACGACGCCTACACCACCGGTCGCGGTTCGATCCGGATGCGTGGTGTCGTCGAGATCGAAGAGGACAACCGTGGGCGCACCACGATCGTCATCACCGAGCTGCCGTACCAGGTCAACACCGACAACTTCATCAACTCCATCGCGGAGCAGGTGAAGGACGGCAAGATCGCGGGCATCTCCGATATCCACGACGAGTCCTCCGACCGTGCCGGTATGCGGATCGTGGTCACCATCAAGCGCGATGCCGTGGCCAAGGTGGTGCTGAACAACCTCTACAAGCACACCCAGCTGCAGACCAGCTTCGGCGCCAACATGCTCTCGATCGTCGACGGCGTGCCGCGCACGTTGCGCCTGGATCAGATGATCCGGCTCTACGTCGAGCACCAGTTGGAAGTCATCGTCCGGCGCACCCGCTACCTGCTGCGCAAGGCCGAAGAACGGGCCCACATCCTGCGCGGTCTGGTCAAGGCGCTCGACGCGCTCGACGAGGTCATCGCGCTGATCCGGCGCTCGGCCAACACCGACACCGCGCGCACCGGCCTGATGCAGTTGCTCGATATCGACGAGATCCAGGCCACCGCCATCCTCGACATGCAGCTGCGCAGGCTGTCTGCCCTGGAACGGCAGAAGATCGTCGACGAATTGGCCAAGATCGAGGCCGAAATCGCCGACCTCAAGGACATTCTCGAAAAGCCGGAGCGCCAGCGTGCGATCGTGCGCGACGAGCTGGTCGAGATCGTCGAGAAGTACGGCGACGAGCGGCGCACCAAGATCGTGGCGAACGACGGCGACATGGCCGACGAGGACCTGATCGCTCGCGAGGACGTGGTCGTCACCGTCACCGAGACCGGCTACGCCAAGCGCACCAAGACCGACCTGTACCGCAGCCAGAAGCGCGGCGGCAAGGGCGTGCAGGGCGCGGGTCTCAAGCAGGACGACATCGTCAAGCACTTCTTCATCAGCTCGACGCACGATTGGCTGCTGTTCTTCACGAACAAGGGCCGGGTCTACCGTGCCAAGGCCTACGAGCTGCCCGAGGCGAGCCGGACCGCGCGCGGTCAGCACGTTGCCAATCTGCTGGCGTTCCAGCCGGACGAGAAGATCGCCCAGATCATCCAGATCAAGGGCTACGAGGACGCTCCCTACCTGGTGCTGGCCACCAGGAACGGCCTGGTGAAGAAGTCCAAGCTTTCGGACTTCGACTCCAACCGCAGCGGCGGCATCGTCGCGGTGAACCTGCGCGACGAGGACGAACTGGTCGGCGCCGTGCTGTGCTCGGCCGAGGACGACCTGCTGCTGGTTTCGGCGCAGGGCCAGTCGATCCGGTTCTCCGCCACCGACGAGGCGCTGCGTCCGATGGGCCGCGCCACCTCGGGTGTGCAGGGCATGCGGTTCAATGCCGACGATGAGTTGTTGTCGCTCAACGTGGTTCGCGAGGGAACCTATCTGCTGGTCGCCACCTCGGGTGGCTACGCCAAGCGCACCGCCATCGAGGAGTACACGGCCCAGGGCCGCGGTGGTAAAGGCGTATTGACTATCCAGTACGACATCAAGCGTGGCACCCTGGTCGGTGCGCTCATCGTCGACGACGAGGATGAGTTGTATGCGATCACGTCCGGAGGAGGAGTTATCCGGACGGCGGCGAAGCAGGTTCGTAAGGCTGGACGGCAGACCAAGGGCGTGCGATTGATGAACCTCGCCGATGGCGATACGTTGCTTGCTATCGCGCGCAATGCCGACGAGCCCGAATTGGTCGACGGCGACGACGACACCACCGGTTCTCCCCAGCAGTAA
- a CDS encoding DUF3566 domain-containing protein: MTTPNQPNDERHQTNGVTERIAPSPIPPRPIPRPVASAENGQQGGPQGGAQPHEMSNQQGDFASQQGGPQQAAAQQGSPQQSAPEQNSGAARPESFDQQTARMNNSPESKPSSGSDKAPGNGGGPSPYQQDGWAQLPQREPQSNLYRPGQAPVTGRPGTGSGGLGGGGGLGGSTSNARTTADLAAKAARKEAAMVKSVGIDGPTRSIARPELIKDMPDLSEIRHPLPPMMESTGPQPPISPAVPVAVAAAVASGEPLRATVQIRRIDPWSTLKISLVISVAMFFVWMLAVGLLYIVLEGMGVWERLNNTFTDMVSQDSGSVGMIDAGTVFGYAGVIGLINVVLFTALATVGTFIYNQCCDLVGGIQITLADPD, from the coding sequence TTGACCACTCCGAATCAGCCGAATGACGAGCGGCACCAGACGAACGGCGTGACCGAACGGATCGCACCGTCACCGATTCCGCCTCGGCCGATCCCTCGGCCGGTCGCTTCGGCCGAGAACGGGCAGCAGGGTGGCCCGCAGGGTGGTGCCCAGCCGCATGAAATGTCCAACCAGCAGGGCGATTTCGCCTCCCAGCAGGGTGGTCCGCAGCAAGCGGCCGCGCAGCAGGGTTCGCCGCAGCAGTCGGCGCCGGAGCAGAACTCCGGCGCCGCGCGGCCCGAATCGTTCGACCAGCAGACGGCGCGGATGAACAACTCCCCAGAGTCCAAGCCGTCCAGCGGCAGCGATAAAGCACCTGGCAACGGTGGGGGCCCGTCGCCCTACCAGCAGGACGGCTGGGCGCAGTTGCCGCAGCGGGAGCCGCAGTCCAACCTGTACCGCCCCGGTCAGGCTCCGGTGACCGGTCGTCCGGGCACCGGATCGGGTGGTCTCGGCGGCGGTGGCGGTCTCGGCGGCAGCACGAGCAACGCCCGCACCACCGCCGACCTCGCGGCCAAGGCGGCCCGCAAGGAAGCGGCGATGGTGAAGTCGGTCGGCATCGACGGACCGACGCGCAGCATCGCGCGGCCGGAGCTGATCAAGGACATGCCGGACCTCTCCGAGATCCGGCATCCGCTGCCCCCGATGATGGAGTCGACGGGTCCGCAGCCGCCCATCTCGCCCGCAGTGCCTGTCGCGGTGGCCGCGGCTGTCGCCTCCGGTGAGCCGCTGCGCGCCACTGTGCAGATCCGCAGGATCGATCCATGGTCCACTTTGAAGATTTCGCTGGTGATCAGCGTGGCGATGTTCTTCGTGTGGATGCTCGCCGTCGGCCTGCTCTACATCGTGCTCGAGGGCATGGGTGTGTGGGAGCGGCTCAACAACACCTTCACCGACATGGTGTCGCAGGACAGCGGTTCGGTGGGGATGATCGACGCGGGCACGGTCTTCGGCTACGCCGGTGTCATCGGTCTGATCAACGTGGTGCTTTTCACCGCGCTCGCGACCGTCGGCACCTTCATCTACAACCAGTGCTGCGACCTCGTCGGCGGCATCCAGATAACCCTGGCCGACCCCGACTAG
- a CDS encoding glycosyltransferase family 2 protein, with the protein MTTKQDIVIGAVTGYSWADVEAWATSLVTSGFTGLGVVIVYDRDRAGDLIAENLESLGLYPVRMPLRGSVYNQRFEDIAHVLQTYVNSLRYAVITDVRDVYFQSDPIEWLEDHLERPFLAVSESVRYADEEWNRDNLRNSFPAYFDRLRSKAVCNVGVLAGQAGMVADLCLAVSRIAESAGVPVADQSGYNLLLDMEPYRSAVQFVASEDGFACQAGTIADPLKIEKLRPFLLEPEPKLDAGGVQTAAGKLYPIVHQYDRVPEWNQALRRRLESEPVSDALDVVRRTHAERSAAYRPGLPYILGDSDGASILEVASTFGVPQEKSSIQLFSAIPAHTPIDNGEPAPRVSVVCPTYLRSDFLRKVVQYYCAQTFDGGMEMIILDDSPEPVDFLDDDLCRQYRIRYIHIEKNRMTLGDKLNLMTQLARGEIIVEFDDDDYYAPQYVERMVEYLGDADFVTLSGWFAYDPENKGFYYWAQDVISPTHFVLSPSKPAYPVSTTGWDSDWAYGNIWGYGFSFVWRKSTYPEVEVRGYPPEGYYCDLDFTLRLQRAGFKTVCAPDTEGIVLHILHPRSSVGMLPQYVLPDFLIEKYFPLYAEEEV; encoded by the coding sequence TTGACTACTAAGCAGGATATCGTCATCGGTGCGGTGACGGGATATTCCTGGGCTGATGTCGAGGCGTGGGCTACGAGCCTCGTGACGAGTGGGTTCACCGGTTTGGGTGTCGTCATCGTGTACGACCGTGATCGCGCCGGTGATCTCATTGCCGAGAACTTGGAATCGCTGGGGCTGTACCCGGTACGGATGCCACTTCGTGGCAGCGTGTACAACCAGCGGTTCGAAGACATCGCCCACGTGCTACAGACGTACGTGAATTCACTGAGATACGCCGTCATCACCGACGTACGCGATGTGTACTTCCAATCGGATCCGATCGAGTGGCTGGAAGACCACCTCGAGCGGCCCTTTCTCGCCGTCAGCGAGTCGGTGCGATACGCCGACGAGGAGTGGAATCGGGACAATCTGCGAAACAGTTTTCCGGCATATTTCGACCGTCTGCGATCGAAGGCGGTCTGCAATGTCGGAGTCCTTGCAGGTCAGGCCGGCATGGTGGCAGATTTATGTCTCGCTGTCTCGCGGATAGCCGAGTCGGCAGGTGTGCCCGTCGCGGACCAGAGCGGGTATAACCTGCTGCTCGATATGGAACCGTATCGTTCGGCCGTACAGTTCGTGGCGTCGGAGGATGGGTTCGCCTGTCAGGCGGGCACGATCGCAGACCCTCTCAAGATCGAAAAACTGCGCCCGTTTCTGTTGGAGCCCGAGCCGAAACTGGATGCGGGCGGCGTGCAAACAGCTGCTGGCAAGCTGTATCCGATTGTGCATCAATATGATCGGGTGCCGGAGTGGAATCAGGCGCTGCGGAGGCGACTCGAATCGGAGCCCGTATCGGATGCGCTGGATGTGGTTCGGAGAACACACGCCGAGCGTTCTGCCGCGTATCGACCCGGTCTGCCCTATATTCTCGGGGATTCCGACGGCGCATCAATCCTCGAGGTGGCAAGTACCTTCGGCGTGCCGCAGGAAAAGTCATCGATACAGCTGTTTTCGGCTATACCTGCGCACACTCCGATCGACAATGGCGAGCCTGCCCCGCGAGTCAGCGTGGTCTGCCCGACCTACCTGCGATCGGATTTTCTACGCAAAGTCGTCCAGTACTACTGTGCACAGACTTTCGATGGTGGGATGGAAATGATCATCCTCGACGACAGTCCAGAGCCGGTCGACTTCTTGGACGACGATTTGTGTCGCCAGTATCGAATTCGCTACATTCATATTGAGAAAAATCGAATGACGCTCGGCGATAAGCTCAATCTGATGACCCAGTTGGCTCGCGGTGAGATTATTGTAGAGTTCGACGATGACGACTACTATGCTCCGCAGTATGTCGAGCGCATGGTCGAATACCTCGGTGACGCCGACTTCGTCACGTTGAGCGGATGGTTCGCATACGATCCCGAAAACAAAGGGTTCTACTACTGGGCGCAGGATGTAATCTCCCCAACCCATTTTGTATTATCGCCGTCGAAACCAGCCTATCCGGTGTCGACGACTGGATGGGATTCGGACTGGGCATACGGAAATATTTGGGGCTACGGCTTTTCGTTCGTGTGGCGGAAATCAACCTACCCCGAGGTGGAAGTTCGCGGCTACCCACCGGAGGGATACTACTGCGATCTAGACTTCACCCTCAGGCTGCAGCGAGCCGGATTCAAAACCGTCTGCGCACCCGATACCGAAGGTATTGTGCTGCACATTCTGCATCCCAGAAGCAGCGTGGGGATGCTTCCGCAGTATGTGCTGCCCGATTTTCTGATCGAAAAGTACTTCCCGTTGTACGCGGAAGAAGAAGTATGA
- a CDS encoding SRPBCC family protein — MSEYGEVVDTTTIRVERLLPGPIERVWIYLTDVDKRATWLAGGLLEPHTGGRIEHVFRIHELTGEGKATDIADRRHGEVLEWDPPHRLRHTWSTSGDLADSEVTFTLEQAGEKVRLTVTHTKLPTRGEMINIASGWHTHLDILQARLEQRAPDKFWPKIAALQSRYDATLP, encoded by the coding sequence ATGAGTGAGTACGGCGAGGTCGTCGACACAACCACGATTCGCGTCGAACGGCTGCTACCCGGACCGATCGAACGGGTCTGGATCTACCTGACAGACGTCGACAAGCGCGCGACTTGGCTGGCCGGCGGCCTGCTGGAACCACACACCGGCGGCCGCATCGAACACGTCTTTCGCATCCACGAGCTCACCGGCGAAGGTAAGGCGACCGATATCGCCGACCGCAGACACGGCGAGGTACTCGAATGGGATCCGCCGCACCGGCTGCGCCACACCTGGAGCACCAGCGGCGATCTCGCAGATTCCGAAGTTACGTTCACACTCGAGCAGGCCGGCGAGAAAGTACGGCTCACCGTCACCCACACCAAGCTCCCTACCCGCGGGGAAATGATCAACATCGCCTCCGGCTGGCACACACACCTCGACATCCTGCAAGCCCGCCTCGAACAACGTGCGCCCGACAAATTCTGGCCAAAAATCGCCGCACTCCAAAGCCGATACGACGCCACACTCCCCTAG
- a CDS encoding ArsR/SmtB family transcription factor, whose translation MNVSRVGVRFNLVVGNPGDQLDIVFHALADSTRRSMLHSLARRQHSVGELAAPFDISLAAASKHIKVLERAGLVRRMVQGRTHMCRLDARPLEQGAEWMRFYERFWNDSLDALETALRQEEHDE comes from the coding sequence TTGAATGTATCTCGAGTGGGAGTAAGATTCAACCTTGTGGTTGGGAATCCTGGAGATCAGCTCGACATCGTGTTTCACGCGCTAGCGGACTCCACACGCCGTTCGATGCTGCACAGCCTCGCCCGACGTCAGCACAGTGTCGGCGAACTGGCAGCACCGTTCGATATCTCGCTCGCCGCTGCGTCGAAGCACATCAAGGTGCTCGAACGCGCTGGTCTCGTGCGTCGTATGGTGCAGGGGCGCACGCACATGTGCCGGCTCGACGCACGCCCGCTCGAGCAAGGTGCCGAGTGGATGCGCTTCTACGAACGGTTCTGGAACGACAGCCTCGATGCACTGGAAACCGCGCTGCGACAGGAGGAACACGATGAGTGA
- a CDS encoding SRPBCC family protein has product MTEQSFTTTISVDRAAKVAFDAVLDVRGWWSKALVGSTENPGDVFTYEVPGVHRSTMEVAEVVPNERVVWRVLDAWMDGVEDPTEWNGTQVQFEITESGATTELRFTHFGLVPKFECFDACRKGWSFYVDTSLRDLIATGTGRPDEDPQAIALSAEKAAAAS; this is encoded by the coding sequence ATGACTGAACAGAGTTTCACAACGACGATCTCGGTGGATCGAGCCGCGAAGGTGGCTTTCGACGCTGTGCTCGACGTGCGCGGCTGGTGGTCGAAAGCGCTTGTCGGGAGCACCGAAAACCCTGGTGACGTGTTCACATACGAAGTTCCGGGCGTGCACCGCAGCACTATGGAGGTGGCTGAGGTGGTACCGAACGAACGGGTTGTCTGGCGGGTGCTGGATGCGTGGATGGATGGTGTCGAGGATCCGACCGAATGGAACGGCACGCAGGTACAGTTCGAGATCACCGAGTCCGGCGCCACCACCGAGCTGCGTTTCACCCACTTCGGCCTGGTGCCGAAGTTCGAGTGCTTCGACGCCTGCCGCAAAGGCTGGAGTTTCTATGTCGACACGAGCCTGCGCGATCTGATTGCCACCGGGACCGGCCGGCCCGACGAGGACCCGCAAGCGATCGCGCTGTCGGCGGAGAAAGCCGCAGCGGCTTCCTGA
- a CDS encoding DLW-39 family protein — protein sequence MKLLLTVGVVVAVLIGITKLRKRDDADLWKEVTTR from the coding sequence ATGAAACTTCTTCTGACGGTCGGTGTTGTGGTCGCGGTTCTCATCGGAATCACCAAGCTGCGGAAGCGGGACGATGCAGACCTGTGGAAAGAGGTGACCACCCGCTGA